A window of the Gossypium arboreum isolate Shixiya-1 chromosome 2, ASM2569848v2, whole genome shotgun sequence genome harbors these coding sequences:
- the LOC108450481 gene encoding ARM REPEAT PROTEIN INTERACTING WITH ABF2, with translation MGSVGEKRIEDDLSYPILLAERVRSAADEAESFKADCWEVGKQVDRLSQMLRTLVRFTTSVQSLYERPIRRVIAEVSKNLERALTLVRKCKRHSILSLVVRITSAADFRKVLNLLDASVGDMKWLMGVLDAENNGSASGTFLSLPPIASNDPIISWVWSCIATVQMGQLTDRIEAANNLASLAQDNDRNKKIAVEEGGVPPLLKLLKESSSMEAQIAAANALLVLANEPERVRSIVEEMGVPIVVQVLRDSPMKVQIPVAKLIARMAEYDPVAQEDFARENVIRPLVTLLSFETFVDDSGTRLGKQSIHSIVQINKEMEKNSWTSSNSRNYSYGPYANSYSNLHVDGSTRGGNYRKERENENPEVKIQLKINCAEALWMLAKGSASNSRRITETKGLLCLAKLVEKEQGELQYNSLMTIMEITAAAEWHSDLRRAAFKMNSSAAKAVIDQLLRVIKELDSPTLQIPAIRSIGSLARTFPARETRVICPLVTQLGNNNQEVAMEAAIALGKFASPDNFLSMDHCKSIIEFNGVPPLMRLLTCGEKTQLHAVVLLCYLAIHAGDHKALEQARVLTAIEGADRTMFAQHPDLKDLVSRAIYQLNLYHTHTGVHPQRQLYAP, from the coding sequence ATGGGTTCGGTGGGGGAAAAGAGAATCGAGGACGACCTTTCCTATCCGATATTGCTTGCAGAACGAGTTCGCTCCGCCGCCGACGAGGCCGAGTCCTTTAAAGCCGACTGCTGGGAGGTTGGGAAGCAAGTGGATCGGCTTTCCCAAATGCTTCGAACCCTTGTCCGCTTCACCACCTCGGTTCAATCCCTCTATGAACGCCCGATTCGCCGGGTAATCGCCGAGGTTTCCAAAAACCTAGAGCGGGCCCTCACTTTAGTCCGGAAGTGTAAGCGCCATAGCATCTTGAGCCTTGTGGTGAGAATCACCAGCGCCGCTGATTTCCGCAAAGTGCTGAACCTTCTGGACGCTTCCGTCGGCGACATGAAGTGGCTCATGGGAGTCCTTGACGCCGAAAACAACGGCTCTGCTAGCGGAACCTTCCTTTCCCTCCCTCCAATCGCTAGCAACGACCCCATTATCTCCTGGGTTTGGTCTTGCATCGCAACCGTCCAAATGGGCCAATTAACCGACCGAATCGAAGCCGCCAACAACCTCGCTTCCCTCGCTCAAGACAACGACCGAAACAAAAAGATAGCCGTTGAAGAAGGCGGCGTCCCTCCTTTGCTGAAACTTCTTAAAGAAAGCTCCTCAATGGAAGCGCAAATCGCCGCGGCTAATGCCCTTCTTGTTTTGGCAAACGAACCGGAAAGAGTTCGCAGTATTGTTGAAGAAATGGGGGTCCCAATTGTGGTTCAAGTGTTGCGAGATTCTCCGATGAAGGTTCAAATCCCCGTAGCGAAATTGATAGCGAGAATGGCGGAGTATGATCCGGTGGCTCAAGAGGATTTCGCCAGAGAGAATGTGATTAGGCCGTTGGTCACTTTGTTGTCGTTTGAGACATTCGTGGACGATTCTGGTACTCGTTTGGGTAAGCAAAGCATCCATTCCATAGTTCAaattaataaagaaatggagaaaaattcTTGGACTTCATCGAATTCAAGGAATTATAGTTATGGACCCTATGCTAATTCATACTCAAATTTACACGTGGATGGTAGTACTAGGGGAGGAAACTATAGGAAAGAAAGGGAAAATGAGAACCCTGAAGTGAAAATTCAGTTGAAAATCAACTGTGCTGAAGCTTTATGGATGCTGGCTAAAGGGAGTGCTTCAAATAGTAGGAGGATAACAGAGACAAAAGGATTACTTTGCTTGGCTAAGTTGGTGGAGAAAGAACAAGGTGAGCTACAGTATAATTCTTTGATGACAATAATGGAGATTACAGCGGCTGCTGAATGGCATTCTGATCTTAGACGCGCGGCTTTCAAGATGAATTCATCTGCTGCTAAGGCTGTTATTGATCAGCTTTTGAGGGTGATCAAGGAACTGGATAGCCCTACATTGCAAATTCCGGCAATCAGATCAATTGGTTCTCTGGCGAGAACTTTTCCAGCTCGGGAGACTCGAGTGATTTGTCCTTTGGTGACACAGcttggtaacaacaatcaagaaGTGGCAATGGAAGCTGCCATTGCATTGGGAAAATTTGCTTCTCCAGACAATTTTCTCAGTATGGACCATTGCAAGTCGATAATCGAGTTTAATGGTGTTCCACCTTTGATGAGATTGCTTACATGTGGCGAGAAGACACAACTGCATGCTGTGGTACTGCTTTGCTACCTTGCCATTCATGCCGGTGATCATAAAGCTTTGGAACAAGCTAGGGTCTTGACTGCCATTGAAGGGGCAGATCGAACAATGTTTGCACAACATCCTGATTTGAAAGACTTGGTGTCCAGGGCCATTTATCAACTCAACCTTTACCATACCCATACCGGAGTCCATCCTCAGAGGCAATTATATGCGCCTTAA